The nucleotide sequence GGAGGGTCTGAGGGGTGCAGGGCCTTCAGGGACGGCTTAAGCATCGGCGGGAGAACGCAGGTCGATAAGGCGCGCATCCGGGATCTGCCTTTGGATGATATGGCCGGCGAGGTCGAACCATGCGACCCCGCTGGCGAGGATCTCCGAATCGGCGGTGACGGCGATGCCATCGCACCGTTTCACTTTTGCATCGACCTCGTCGGCCGTGAGCGCCTCCATCGGGACGGAGAGCCTCTGCGCGGTGTCATTGACGAGCGCGGCGACCCTTCCGCTGTTGGAAACGGGGCGGTCGAAGAGCCAAAGCGCCTCGGCGATCCCGGCCGCTTTGAGCGCATGTGCGGCGAGGGAGATGGCCGCCTCGGTCTCGGCCCGCAGGGCGTAAGCGCCGTGGATATTTGCGATGTCGCGGTAGCAGCCGTCCGTCCCGATAAGGATGATGCCGCCGCCCAGTGCCGTTTCGAGGGTGATAAGCAGGTTGAAACCGTCGATGCAGAGTGTTCGGCCCCGGAGCGCCTCGAAGGTCAGGGGGGTGTGCCGCGGTGCGCCGTCACCGGCGGTGTGGACGATGGCAAGCCGTTCGCGCTCGACGAGCTGGAAATGGTTGCCGACCAGCGTCAGGGCGGCCTTGGTGCTGTAGCCGCGCTGCAGCAGCC is from Sulfurimonas sp. HSL-1656 and encodes:
- a CDS encoding DUF434 domain-containing protein, with the protein product MRKHRGLAPEDTLFFDPKRLAVLRQAVGDLSWLLQRGYSTKAALTLVGNHFQLVERERLAIVHTAGDGAPRHTPLTFEALRGRTLCIDGFNLLITLETALGGGIILIGTDGCYRDIANIHGAYALRAETEAAISLAAHALKAAGIAEALWLFDRPVSNSGRVAALVNDTAQRLSVPMEALTADEVDAKVKRCDGIAVTADSEILASGVAWFDLAGHIIQRQIPDARLIDLRSPADA